One genomic region from Stutzerimonas decontaminans encodes:
- the rutF gene encoding NADH-dependent FMN reductase RutF: protein MQLAQCETTSQFSAPVIREDYRDAMARLAAAVNIITTDGPCGRAGFTATAVCSVTDEPPTLLVCLNRSASAHPIVTANGQLCVNTLAGAQRDLSNLFGGKTPMAERFAAAQWSTGVTGSPLLDGATVSFDCRISHSASVGTHDILYCEVLAVYRRDSADALVYFGRNYHGLPGAV, encoded by the coding sequence TCGTGAGGACTACCGCGACGCCATGGCGCGCCTGGCCGCGGCGGTCAACATCATCACCACCGACGGCCCCTGCGGCCGCGCCGGCTTTACCGCCACCGCGGTGTGCAGCGTCACCGACGAACCGCCGACGCTGCTGGTGTGCCTGAACCGCAGCGCTTCGGCACATCCCATCGTCACCGCCAACGGGCAGCTCTGCGTAAACACCCTGGCCGGCGCGCAGCGGGACTTGTCCAACCTGTTCGGTGGCAAGACGCCCATGGCCGAGCGCTTCGCCGCGGCGCAGTGGAGCACCGGCGTGACCGGTTCGCCGCTGCTCGACGGCGCCACGGTGTCGTTCGACTGCCGCATCAGCCACAGCGCCAGCGTCGGCACCCACGACATCCTCTACTGTGAAGTGCTCGCCGTGTATCGCCGCGACAGCGCCGATGCGCTGGTGTACTTCGGCCGCAACTACCACGGGCTGCCCGGCGCCGTCTGA
- the dksA gene encoding RNA polymerase-binding protein DksA translates to MTEAELLAQPAAAYMNAEQQTFFRDLLLRQRQELQSRIAEEFDALREVEPSSDPADIGSAEEQRQWQLRVLEREKKLLDKIDDALDAIARGEYGWCAETGDPIGLQRLLLRPTTTLSIEAKQRQEQREKHQRSA, encoded by the coding sequence ATGACTGAAGCCGAACTCCTCGCCCAGCCCGCCGCTGCCTATATGAACGCGGAACAACAGACGTTCTTTCGCGACCTGCTGCTGCGCCAGCGTCAGGAATTGCAGAGCCGCATCGCTGAGGAATTCGACGCCTTGCGCGAAGTTGAACCCAGCAGCGATCCGGCGGATATCGGCAGCGCCGAAGAACAGCGCCAGTGGCAGCTGCGTGTGCTCGAACGTGAGAAGAAGCTGCTGGACAAGATCGACGACGCGCTGGATGCCATCGCCCGCGGCGAATACGGCTGGTGCGCCGAAACCGGCGACCCCATCGGCCTGCAGCGCCTGTTGCTACGCCCCACCACGACGCTGTCGATCGAGGCGAAACAACGCCAGGAACAGCGCGAAAAACACCAACGATCCGCCTGA
- a CDS encoding DUF1826 domain-containing protein, giving the protein MLAQQIIRSQPRQLLGDSPAVLGEALNDGVNLSVWQRQLPLHIAEFAETLLALGEPLAESLTLEPVGEDEVQLPTLAAAYRDLSGHAGFVADISWLVRAFSCLVDARRIGLRLRVLDKPMCPRFHVDHVPLRLITTYAGAGSEWLQEGGMQRRRLGDPAAEPTDPAAIQRLVAGDVALFKGEKWLGNEGAGIIHRSPQATTAERRLILTLDWLA; this is encoded by the coding sequence ATGCTGGCGCAGCAGATCATCCGCTCACAGCCGCGCCAGTTGCTGGGCGACTCCCCGGCAGTACTCGGCGAAGCGCTGAACGATGGCGTCAACCTCAGCGTATGGCAGCGCCAGCTGCCGCTGCACATTGCCGAGTTCGCCGAGACACTCCTGGCCTTGGGCGAGCCGCTGGCCGAATCGCTGACCCTCGAACCAGTCGGCGAGGACGAGGTGCAGCTACCAACCCTGGCGGCTGCTTATCGGGACCTTTCCGGCCATGCCGGTTTCGTCGCCGACATCTCCTGGCTGGTGCGGGCGTTCAGCTGCCTGGTCGACGCGCGGCGTATCGGCCTGCGCCTGCGCGTGCTGGACAAACCCATGTGCCCGCGCTTTCACGTCGATCATGTACCGCTGCGGCTGATCACCACCTACGCCGGCGCAGGTAGCGAATGGCTTCAGGAGGGCGGAATGCAGCGTCGGCGCCTGGGCGATCCGGCAGCCGAACCGACTGACCCGGCCGCCATCCAGCGGCTCGTCGCTGGCGACGTAGCGTTGTTCAAGGGGGAGAAATGGCTGGGTAACGAAGGCGCGGGGATCATTCATCGCTCGCCGCAGGCGACAACGGCTGAGCGCCGTCTGATTCTGACGCTGGACTGGCTGGCCTGA
- the zigA gene encoding zinc metallochaperone GTPase ZigA → MNRLPVTVLSGFLGAGKSTLLNHILKNREGRRVAVIVNDMSEINIDGNEVQRGVSLNRAEEKLVEMSNGCICCTLREDLLEEVGKLAREGRFDYLLIESTGISEPLPVAETFTFRDEQGQSLADLARLDTMVTVVDGVNFLRDFQEAESLANRGETLGEDDERSVTELLIEQVEFADVILISKIDLISAAEREELTAILGRLNTHAEILPMSMGQVPLASILDTGRFDFERAAQAPGWLKEMRGEHVPETEEYGIASTAYLARRPFHPQRFYNFLNREWSNGRLLRSKGFFWLATRPEEAGSWSQAGGLMRYDYAGRWWHFTPESAWPSDSESRTAILAKSRGEFGDCRQELVFIGQNINFDQLRRELDACLLNDSEWAVGVTGWLRLPDPFGPWHEQVA, encoded by the coding sequence ATGAACCGCCTCCCCGTTACCGTCCTGTCCGGCTTCCTCGGTGCCGGCAAGAGCACCCTGCTCAACCACATCCTGAAGAATCGCGAAGGCCGCCGCGTGGCGGTGATCGTCAACGACATGAGCGAGATCAACATCGACGGCAACGAGGTGCAGCGCGGTGTAAGCCTCAATCGCGCCGAGGAAAAGCTGGTCGAGATGAGCAACGGCTGCATCTGCTGCACCCTGCGCGAGGACCTGCTCGAAGAGGTCGGCAAACTCGCCCGCGAAGGCCGCTTCGACTACCTGTTGATCGAGTCCACCGGGATTTCCGAACCGCTGCCAGTGGCCGAAACCTTCACCTTCCGCGACGAGCAGGGCCAGAGCCTGGCCGACCTGGCTCGGCTGGACACCATGGTCACGGTGGTCGACGGGGTTAATTTCCTGCGCGACTTCCAGGAGGCCGAGAGCCTCGCCAACCGCGGCGAAACTCTTGGTGAGGACGACGAGCGCTCGGTCACCGAGTTGCTGATCGAGCAGGTGGAGTTCGCCGACGTCATCCTGATCAGCAAGATCGACCTGATTTCCGCCGCCGAGCGCGAAGAGCTGACCGCCATCCTCGGCCGGCTCAACACCCACGCCGAGATCCTGCCGATGAGCATGGGCCAGGTGCCGCTCGCAAGCATCCTCGACACCGGTCGCTTCGACTTCGAGCGCGCAGCGCAGGCACCGGGCTGGCTCAAGGAAATGCGCGGCGAGCATGTGCCGGAAACCGAAGAATATGGCATAGCCTCGACCGCCTACCTGGCGCGCCGGCCGTTCCACCCCCAACGCTTCTACAACTTCCTCAATCGCGAATGGAGCAACGGCCGTTTGCTGCGCTCCAAAGGCTTTTTCTGGCTGGCTACCCGCCCCGAAGAAGCCGGCAGCTGGTCCCAGGCCGGCGGGCTGATGCGCTACGACTACGCTGGGCGCTGGTGGCACTTCACCCCGGAATCGGCCTGGCCGAGCGACAGCGAAAGCCGCACGGCGATCCTCGCCAAATCCCGTGGCGAGTTCGGCGACTGCCGCCAGGAACTGGTCTTCATCGGCCAGAACATCAACTTCGACCAGCTGCGCCGCGAACTCGACGCCTGCCTGCTGAACGACAGCGAGTGGGCCGTGGGCGTCACCGGCTGGCTGCGCCTGCCGGACCCGTTCGGCCCCTGGCACGAGCAGGTCGCCTGA
- a CDS encoding four-helix bundle copper-binding protein: MLNSTYQSCIQACSNCALVCETCAASCLREDDVKMMARCIELDRDCADMCAIAAVLMTRDSPYAKAFCKLCAQVCRDCAEECGKHTHDHCQACAEACRKCAEECEKMAA; the protein is encoded by the coding sequence CTCAATTCCACTTACCAGTCGTGCATCCAGGCTTGCTCCAACTGCGCGCTGGTTTGCGAAACCTGTGCGGCATCCTGCTTGCGCGAGGACGACGTGAAGATGATGGCGCGCTGCATCGAACTCGATCGTGACTGCGCCGACATGTGTGCGATCGCGGCAGTGCTGATGACTCGCGACAGCCCCTATGCGAAAGCCTTCTGCAAACTCTGCGCACAGGTCTGTCGCGATTGCGCCGAGGAGTGTGGCAAGCACACACACGACCATTGCCAGGCCTGCGCCGAGGCCTGCCGCAAGTGCGCTGAAGAGTGCGAAAAGATGGCCGCCTGA